The following are encoded together in the Solenopsis invicta isolate M01_SB chromosome 14, UNIL_Sinv_3.0, whole genome shotgun sequence genome:
- the LOC105201704 gene encoding RNA-binding protein squid isoform X3: MADQQEHKDFSDDVGEQNFEKNGEAESGGGGDAVENGQDSQEDRKLFVGGLSWETTDKELREHFSTYGDIESINVKTDPNTGRSRGFAFIVFAKAEALDKIMSAGDHVINNKKVDPKKAKARHGKIFVGGLSTELSDDDIKNFFSQFGNIVEVEMPFDKTKNQRKGFCFITFESEQVVNELLKTPKQTINGKAVDVKKATPKLDGMGGMRGGMMGRGRGGARGGRGRGFGGQGGGWGQGYGGGYGGGYGQGGYGDGYGYGGGNYDGGYASGRGGVRGKGGSGYGKQRGGGGGGRQNQRHQPY; encoded by the exons ATGGCTGATCAGCAAGAGCACAAGGACTTCAGTGACGACGTGGGGGAGCAAAATTTCGAGAAGAACGGCGAGGCcgagagcggcggcggcggagacGCCGTGGAGAATGGCCAGGACTCACAGGAGGACAG aaaattatttgTCGGTGGCTTGAGCTGGGAAACCACTGACA aggaaTTAAGAGAACATTTTAGTACATATGGCGACATTGAGAGTATTAATGTCAAAACAGATCCCAACACGGGAAGATCGAGAGGTTTTGCCTTTATTGTCTTTGCTAAAGCCGAAGCTCTCGATaag ATCATGTCAGCTGGTGATCACGttataaacaacaaaaaagtAGATCCTAAGAAAGCGAAAGCTAGGCATGGTAAGATCTTCGTCGGTGGTCTCTCGACGGAGCTGTCTGATGACGATATTAAGAATTTCTTTTCACAATTTggaaac ATCGTCGAAGTAGAGATGCCGTTTGATAAGACAAAGAACCAAAGGAAAGGGTTCTGCTTTATTACGTTTGAATCGGAACAAGTGGTTAATGAACTTCTTAAGACACCCAAACAGACCATCAATGGAAAAGCT GTGGATGTGAAGAAAGCAACGCCTAAATTGGACGGTATGGGCGGGATGCGTGGCGGAATGATGGGTCGAGGTAGAGGAGGAGCTCGCGGCGGTCGAGGTCGCGGATTCGGAGGACAAGGTGGTGGTTGGGGACAGGGCTACGGAGGCGGCTACGGCGGCGGCTATGGCCAAGGAGGCTACGGCG ATGGCTATGGCTATGGCGGTGGTAATTACGATGGTGGCTACGCGAGCGGGCGCGGTGGTGTACGCGGTAAAG GTGGTTCAGGCTACGGCAAGCAAAGAGGAGGAGGTGGTGGCGGTCGCCAAAATCAGAGGCACCAGCCGTACTAA
- the LOC105201704 gene encoding RNA-binding protein squid isoform X4, with protein MADQQEHKDFSDDVGEQNFEKNGEAESGGGGDAVENGQDSQEDRKLFVGGLSWETTDKELREHFSTYGDIESINVKTDPNTGRSRGFAFIVFAKAEALDKIMSAGDHVINNKKVDPKKAKARHGKIFVGGLSTELSDDDIKNFFSQFGNIVEVEMPFDKTKNQRKGFCFITFESEQVVNELLKTPKQTINGKAVDVKKATPKLDGMGGMRGGMMGRGRGGARGGRGRGFGGQGGGWGQGYGGGYGGGYGQGGYGGGSGYGKQRGGGGGGRQNQRHQPY; from the exons ATGGCTGATCAGCAAGAGCACAAGGACTTCAGTGACGACGTGGGGGAGCAAAATTTCGAGAAGAACGGCGAGGCcgagagcggcggcggcggagacGCCGTGGAGAATGGCCAGGACTCACAGGAGGACAG aaaattatttgTCGGTGGCTTGAGCTGGGAAACCACTGACA aggaaTTAAGAGAACATTTTAGTACATATGGCGACATTGAGAGTATTAATGTCAAAACAGATCCCAACACGGGAAGATCGAGAGGTTTTGCCTTTATTGTCTTTGCTAAAGCCGAAGCTCTCGATaag ATCATGTCAGCTGGTGATCACGttataaacaacaaaaaagtAGATCCTAAGAAAGCGAAAGCTAGGCATGGTAAGATCTTCGTCGGTGGTCTCTCGACGGAGCTGTCTGATGACGATATTAAGAATTTCTTTTCACAATTTggaaac ATCGTCGAAGTAGAGATGCCGTTTGATAAGACAAAGAACCAAAGGAAAGGGTTCTGCTTTATTACGTTTGAATCGGAACAAGTGGTTAATGAACTTCTTAAGACACCCAAACAGACCATCAATGGAAAAGCT GTGGATGTGAAGAAAGCAACGCCTAAATTGGACGGTATGGGCGGGATGCGTGGCGGAATGATGGGTCGAGGTAGAGGAGGAGCTCGCGGCGGTCGAGGTCGCGGATTCGGAGGACAAGGTGGTGGTTGGGGACAGGGCTACGGAGGCGGCTACGGCGGCGGCTATGGCCAAGGAGGCTACGGCG GTGGTTCAGGCTACGGCAAGCAAAGAGGAGGAGGTGGTGGCGGTCGCCAAAATCAGAGGCACCAGCCGTACTAA
- the LOC105201704 gene encoding RNA-binding protein squid isoform X2: MADQQEHKDFSDDVGEQNFEKNGEAESGGGGDAVENGQDSQEDRKLFVGGLSWETTDKELREHFSTYGDIESINVKTDPNTGRSRGFAFIVFAKAEALDKIMSAGDHVINNKKVDPKKAKARHGKIFVGGLSTELSDDDIKNFFSQFGNIVEVEMPFDKTKNQRKGFCFITFESEQVVNELLKTPKQTINGKAVDVKKATPKLDGMGGMRGGMMGRGRGGARGGRGRGFGGQGGGWGQGYGGGYGGGYGQGGYGGGYDGYGGYDYYGGGYGGYGSYDYTGYGGGSGYGKQRGGGGGGRQNQRHQPY; the protein is encoded by the exons ATGGCTGATCAGCAAGAGCACAAGGACTTCAGTGACGACGTGGGGGAGCAAAATTTCGAGAAGAACGGCGAGGCcgagagcggcggcggcggagacGCCGTGGAGAATGGCCAGGACTCACAGGAGGACAG aaaattatttgTCGGTGGCTTGAGCTGGGAAACCACTGACA aggaaTTAAGAGAACATTTTAGTACATATGGCGACATTGAGAGTATTAATGTCAAAACAGATCCCAACACGGGAAGATCGAGAGGTTTTGCCTTTATTGTCTTTGCTAAAGCCGAAGCTCTCGATaag ATCATGTCAGCTGGTGATCACGttataaacaacaaaaaagtAGATCCTAAGAAAGCGAAAGCTAGGCATGGTAAGATCTTCGTCGGTGGTCTCTCGACGGAGCTGTCTGATGACGATATTAAGAATTTCTTTTCACAATTTggaaac ATCGTCGAAGTAGAGATGCCGTTTGATAAGACAAAGAACCAAAGGAAAGGGTTCTGCTTTATTACGTTTGAATCGGAACAAGTGGTTAATGAACTTCTTAAGACACCCAAACAGACCATCAATGGAAAAGCT GTGGATGTGAAGAAAGCAACGCCTAAATTGGACGGTATGGGCGGGATGCGTGGCGGAATGATGGGTCGAGGTAGAGGAGGAGCTCGCGGCGGTCGAGGTCGCGGATTCGGAGGACAAGGTGGTGGTTGGGGACAGGGCTACGGAGGCGGCTACGGCGGCGGCTATGGCCAAGGAGGCTACGGCGGTGGGTACGACGGTTACGGGGGATACGATTACTACGGCGGCGGTTACGGCGGTTACGGAAGTTATGATTACACCGGATATGGTG GTGGTTCAGGCTACGGCAAGCAAAGAGGAGGAGGTGGTGGCGGTCGCCAAAATCAGAGGCACCAGCCGTACTAA
- the LOC105201704 gene encoding RNA-binding protein squid isoform X1 → MADQQEHKDFSDDVGEQNFEKNGEAESGGGGDAVENGQDSQEDRKLFVGGLSWETTDKELREHFSTYGDIESINVKTDPNTGRSRGFAFIVFAKAEALDKIMSAGDHVINNKKVDPKKAKARHGKIFVGGLSTELSDDDIKNFFSQFGNIVEVEMPFDKTKNQRKGFCFITFESEQVVNELLKTPKQTINGKAVDVKKATPKLDGMGGMRGGMMGRGRGGARGGRGRGFGGQGGGWGQGYGGGYGGGYGQGGYGGGYDGYGGYDYYGGGYGGYGSYDYTGYGDGYGYGGGNYDGGYASGRGGVRGKGGSGYGKQRGGGGGGRQNQRHQPY, encoded by the exons ATGGCTGATCAGCAAGAGCACAAGGACTTCAGTGACGACGTGGGGGAGCAAAATTTCGAGAAGAACGGCGAGGCcgagagcggcggcggcggagacGCCGTGGAGAATGGCCAGGACTCACAGGAGGACAG aaaattatttgTCGGTGGCTTGAGCTGGGAAACCACTGACA aggaaTTAAGAGAACATTTTAGTACATATGGCGACATTGAGAGTATTAATGTCAAAACAGATCCCAACACGGGAAGATCGAGAGGTTTTGCCTTTATTGTCTTTGCTAAAGCCGAAGCTCTCGATaag ATCATGTCAGCTGGTGATCACGttataaacaacaaaaaagtAGATCCTAAGAAAGCGAAAGCTAGGCATGGTAAGATCTTCGTCGGTGGTCTCTCGACGGAGCTGTCTGATGACGATATTAAGAATTTCTTTTCACAATTTggaaac ATCGTCGAAGTAGAGATGCCGTTTGATAAGACAAAGAACCAAAGGAAAGGGTTCTGCTTTATTACGTTTGAATCGGAACAAGTGGTTAATGAACTTCTTAAGACACCCAAACAGACCATCAATGGAAAAGCT GTGGATGTGAAGAAAGCAACGCCTAAATTGGACGGTATGGGCGGGATGCGTGGCGGAATGATGGGTCGAGGTAGAGGAGGAGCTCGCGGCGGTCGAGGTCGCGGATTCGGAGGACAAGGTGGTGGTTGGGGACAGGGCTACGGAGGCGGCTACGGCGGCGGCTATGGCCAAGGAGGCTACGGCGGTGGGTACGACGGTTACGGGGGATACGATTACTACGGCGGCGGTTACGGCGGTTACGGAAGTTATGATTACACCGGATATGGTG ATGGCTATGGCTATGGCGGTGGTAATTACGATGGTGGCTACGCGAGCGGGCGCGGTGGTGTACGCGGTAAAG GTGGTTCAGGCTACGGCAAGCAAAGAGGAGGAGGTGGTGGCGGTCGCCAAAATCAGAGGCACCAGCCGTACTAA